The Gloeomargarita sp. SKYB120 genome has a window encoding:
- the hflX gene encoding GTPase HflX, with the protein MQRLYRVRLPQDVLITPECAQRLWQVTTLVEAPVCVYVNRRGQVLRVAVGTPESTRVPLYELPRYGAGRLSGWRCLSTRLSPEAPSTADLTTLMEQRWDALVSLYDRSAYWAYPGPTTWVLTGPLAVTTLAQENWLAQLQETEQARQAEAQPAAETNDRRVILVGVRPVGMTHAAFQAGLQEMQRLITSAGATVAATVLQGRPELGAGKIQEVRRVGRLQGVNVVVFNGDLSPAQVRNLERELEMRVVDRTELILDIFAQRARSQAGKLQVELAQLQYRLTRLTGQGQALSRLGGGIGTRGPGETRLETERRTIQRRIAYLKKQVEQLRQHRERLRQQRLRRQVPTVALVGYTNAGKSTLFNALTRADVYASDQLFATLDPTSRRLVLADHPQPLVLTDTVGFIENLPPTLWDAFQATLEELTEADLLLHVVDLSHPNWQAQIATVEACLARMSPVPAPAWIVFNKIDQVDSDTLQRAHQSYPHALYVAARERIGLETLRRALRGWLQRALAS; encoded by the coding sequence TTGCAACGCTTGTATCGGGTGCGCCTGCCGCAGGATGTTTTGATTACGCCAGAATGTGCCCAACGCCTGTGGCAAGTGACCACGCTGGTGGAAGCACCGGTGTGCGTCTATGTCAACCGGCGGGGGCAGGTCTTGCGGGTAGCGGTCGGGACACCAGAGAGCACGCGCGTGCCGTTGTACGAACTCCCGCGCTACGGGGCCGGCCGGTTGTCGGGGTGGCGCTGTTTGAGTACCCGTTTGTCGCCGGAGGCGCCGAGCACAGCGGACTTGACCACCCTGATGGAACAGCGGTGGGACGCCCTGGTATCTCTGTACGACCGTTCAGCTTATTGGGCCTATCCGGGACCTACGACGTGGGTCTTGACCGGGCCGCTGGCGGTCACCACCCTAGCGCAGGAGAACTGGTTGGCCCAATTGCAGGAGACGGAACAGGCGCGGCAGGCGGAAGCCCAACCAGCGGCAGAAACTAACGACCGGCGGGTGATTCTCGTGGGGGTGCGACCGGTGGGAATGACCCATGCGGCGTTTCAAGCGGGTTTACAGGAAATGCAGCGTCTCATCACCAGCGCCGGAGCGACGGTAGCGGCAACTGTTCTCCAGGGACGCCCGGAACTGGGGGCTGGGAAAATTCAAGAAGTCCGGCGGGTCGGGCGGTTGCAGGGGGTCAACGTCGTGGTGTTCAACGGGGATTTGTCGCCAGCGCAGGTGCGCAACCTGGAGCGCGAGTTGGAAATGCGGGTGGTGGACCGCACCGAGTTAATCTTGGACATTTTTGCCCAGCGAGCCCGTTCCCAGGCGGGGAAATTGCAGGTGGAATTGGCCCAGTTGCAGTACCGGCTCACGCGGTTGACTGGCCAGGGGCAAGCGCTTTCCCGTCTAGGCGGTGGCATCGGCACCCGTGGGCCTGGGGAAACCCGCTTGGAGACCGAGCGGCGCACCATTCAACGCCGGATTGCCTACCTAAAAAAACAGGTGGAACAGTTGCGGCAACACCGGGAGCGACTCCGGCAGCAGCGGTTGCGGCGGCAGGTCCCAACCGTGGCGCTCGTGGGTTACACCAACGCCGGCAAATCCACACTTTTTAATGCCCTGACCCGTGCCGACGTCTATGCCTCGGATCAGTTATTTGCCACGTTGGACCCTACCAGTCGCCGGCTAGTGTTGGCCGACCATCCCCAACCTCTGGTTCTGACCGACACGGTGGGTTTTATCGAAAACTTGCCCCCGACCCTTTGGGATGCCTTCCAGGCGACGCTAGAGGAATTGACGGAGGCGGATTTGCTGTTGCACGTGGTGGATTTGTCCCATCCCAACTGGCAAGCGCAAATTGCCACTGTGGAAGCCTGCTTAGCGCGGATGTCCCCGGTACCGGCGCCTGCTTGGATTGTGTTTAACAAGATTGACCAGGTGGACAGCGACACGCTCCAGCGCGCCCATCAATCCTATCCCCATGCGCTTTACGTTGCTGCGCGGGAACGCATCGGCTTAGAGACCCTGCGGCGGGCTTTACGAGGGTGGCTGCAGCGGGCTCTGGCCAGCTAA